Proteins from a single region of Trichoplusia ni isolate ovarian cell line Hi5 chromosome 3, tn1, whole genome shotgun sequence:
- the LOC113492098 gene encoding neurotrophin receptor-interacting factor homolog isoform X4 produces the protein MNFATFSAVGAPGTHFVTTGGQLPVTKIQQNVSNNGTGMQQVCVAMGDGGVQYMRALDGGATIQAAPQLISVPIALPGAKPGDPQPTVQIQVLNPNLLQAQQQPKYQMQIPIQGFQQGGAVLTLAYSPENEAGGIQLVGQGSLGEGTFRMRPGLQVLATLPHEMQLVQPTQEKDHMQNMHQVFITPNQQIIINGPENKTLNNNTSSDNNNESMEIIIKEECDETTNDDESSQGTETSDSIQWQLGTSHQQDLVKYLNTLPPQQTQALPASLQQFLRKNPTDVKSEPVEIDIDMDDVVTDDKKEEPVAEAVLSEDGTLRIQSKKKKKYKKKPPKPARPKPGQVVIATAVDGSPIFCCPECQMAYPEKEQLEIHLVVHKIERRFICGICGAGLKRKEHLERHKLGHNPERPYVCGVCRKGFKRREHLNLHTVIHSGVKTEMCTECGKGFYRKDHLRKHTRSHESKRARDEANGDAAPAQPPPPAANIIPEITIHIPTSASNQLPVQINIPQHVVSSLSQSDANSLDALLAHHS, from the exons ATGAACTTTGCCACATTCTCAGCGGTAGGAGCCCCTGGCACGCACTTTGTGACCACAGGAGGTCAGCTTCCCGTCACTAAGATACAGCAGAATGTCTCTAATAATGGGACTGGTATGCAACAG gTGTGCGTGGCAATGGGTGACGGTGGAGTGCAGTACATGCGCGCGCTGGACGGCGGCGCCACCATCCAGGCCGCGCCGCAGCTCATCTCCGTGCCCATCGCGCTGCCTGGGGCCAAGCCTG GTGATCCTCAACCAACGGTGCAGATACAAGTACTGAATCCAAACCTGCTGCAAGCACAACAGCAACCAAAGTATCAAATGCAGATACCTATACAGGGTTTTCAACAAG gtggCGCAGTATTGACATTGGCTTACTCGCCGGAAAATGAAGCCGGTGGTATTCAGTTAGTCGGACAGGGCAGCCTGGGCGAAG GTACATTCAGGATGAGACCAG GTTTGCAAGTATTAGCAACATTACCACATGAGATGCAGCTAGTTCAGCCTACACAAGAAAAAGATCACATGCAGAATATGCATCag GTATTTATAACGCCGAATCAGCAAATCATAATCAATGGGCCAGAAAACAAAACGCTGAACAACAACACAAGTTCAGATAACAACAATGAATCCATGGAAATAATTATCAAAGAGGAGTGTGACGAAACCACCAATGATGAT gAGAGCTCACAAGGCACGGAAACCAGCGATAGTATACAGTGGCAGCTCGGCACCAGCCATCAGCAGGACCTGGTCAAGTACCTTAACACATTACCACCACAg cAAACACAAGCCCTCCCGGCATCGCTGCAACAGTTCTTGCGAAAAAACCCAACTGACGTGAAGTCGGAGCCCGTTGAAATTGACATAGACATGGACGATGTCGTCACCGACGACAAAAAGGAGGAGCCCGTCGCCGAGGCCGTGCTCAGCGAAG ACGGCACTCTCAGGATACAAagtaaaaagaagaagaagtacAAGAAGAAGCCGCCGAAGCCGGCGCGGCCGAAGCCCGGGCAGGTGGTGATCGCCACGGCGGTGGACGGCTCGCCCATCTTCTGCTGCCCCGAGTGCCAGATGGCGTACCCCGAGAAGGAGCAGCTCGAGATACACCTCGTCGTGCACAAGATCGAGAGGCGGTTTATATGCGGCATCTGCGGCGCTGg GTTAAAACGCAAGGAGCACTTGGAGCGTCACAAGCTGGGCCACAATCCCGAGCGGCCGTACGTGTGTGGTGTGTGCCGCAAGGGCTTCAAGCGCCGCGAACATCTCAACCTGCACACCGTCATACACTCCGGCGTCAAGACTGAGATGTGCACCGAGTGCGGGAAAG GTTTCTATCGGAAGGACCACCTGCGCAAGCACACGCGGTCACACGAGAGCAAGCGCGCGCGAGACGAGGCCAACGGCGAcgccgcgcccgcgcagccgcccccgcccgccgccaACATCATACCAGAGATCACTATACAC AT
- the LOC113492098 gene encoding neurotrophin receptor-interacting factor homolog isoform X3, which translates to MCDMQKMPSREDASCEEDSEMNFATFSAVGAPGTHFVTTGGQLPVTKIQQNVSNNGTGMQQVCVAMGDGGVQYMRALDGGATIQAAPQLISVPIALPGAKPGDPQPTVQIQVLNPNLLQAQQQPKYQMQIPIQGFQQGGAVLTLAYSPENEAGGIQLVGQGSLGEGTFRMRPGLQVLATLPHEMQLVQPTQEKDHMQNMHQVFITPNQQIIINGPENKTLNNNTSSDNNNESMEIIIKEECDETTNDDESSQGTETSDSIQWQLGTSHQQDLVKYLNTLPPQQTQALPASLQQFLRKNPTDVKSEPVEIDIDMDDVVTDDKKEEPVAEAVLSEDGTLRIQSKKKKKYKKKPPKPARPKPGQVVIATAVDGSPIFCCPECQMAYPEKEQLEIHLVVHKIERRFICGICGAGLKRKEHLERHKLGHNPERPYVCGVCRKGFKRREHLNLHTVIHSGVKTEMCTECGKGFYRKDHLRKHTRSHESKRARDEANGDAAPAQPPPPAANIIPEITIHIPTSASNQLPVQINIPQHVVSSLSQSDANSLDALLAHHS; encoded by the exons ATGTGCGACATGCAGAAGATGCCCTCTAGAGAGGATGCCTCTTG cGAGGAAGATTCAGAAATGAACTTTGCCACATTCTCAGCGGTAGGAGCCCCTGGCACGCACTTTGTGACCACAGGAGGTCAGCTTCCCGTCACTAAGATACAGCAGAATGTCTCTAATAATGGGACTGGTATGCAACAG gTGTGCGTGGCAATGGGTGACGGTGGAGTGCAGTACATGCGCGCGCTGGACGGCGGCGCCACCATCCAGGCCGCGCCGCAGCTCATCTCCGTGCCCATCGCGCTGCCTGGGGCCAAGCCTG GTGATCCTCAACCAACGGTGCAGATACAAGTACTGAATCCAAACCTGCTGCAAGCACAACAGCAACCAAAGTATCAAATGCAGATACCTATACAGGGTTTTCAACAAG gtggCGCAGTATTGACATTGGCTTACTCGCCGGAAAATGAAGCCGGTGGTATTCAGTTAGTCGGACAGGGCAGCCTGGGCGAAG GTACATTCAGGATGAGACCAG GTTTGCAAGTATTAGCAACATTACCACATGAGATGCAGCTAGTTCAGCCTACACAAGAAAAAGATCACATGCAGAATATGCATCag GTATTTATAACGCCGAATCAGCAAATCATAATCAATGGGCCAGAAAACAAAACGCTGAACAACAACACAAGTTCAGATAACAACAATGAATCCATGGAAATAATTATCAAAGAGGAGTGTGACGAAACCACCAATGATGAT gAGAGCTCACAAGGCACGGAAACCAGCGATAGTATACAGTGGCAGCTCGGCACCAGCCATCAGCAGGACCTGGTCAAGTACCTTAACACATTACCACCACAg cAAACACAAGCCCTCCCGGCATCGCTGCAACAGTTCTTGCGAAAAAACCCAACTGACGTGAAGTCGGAGCCCGTTGAAATTGACATAGACATGGACGATGTCGTCACCGACGACAAAAAGGAGGAGCCCGTCGCCGAGGCCGTGCTCAGCGAAG ACGGCACTCTCAGGATACAAagtaaaaagaagaagaagtacAAGAAGAAGCCGCCGAAGCCGGCGCGGCCGAAGCCCGGGCAGGTGGTGATCGCCACGGCGGTGGACGGCTCGCCCATCTTCTGCTGCCCCGAGTGCCAGATGGCGTACCCCGAGAAGGAGCAGCTCGAGATACACCTCGTCGTGCACAAGATCGAGAGGCGGTTTATATGCGGCATCTGCGGCGCTGg GTTAAAACGCAAGGAGCACTTGGAGCGTCACAAGCTGGGCCACAATCCCGAGCGGCCGTACGTGTGTGGTGTGTGCCGCAAGGGCTTCAAGCGCCGCGAACATCTCAACCTGCACACCGTCATACACTCCGGCGTCAAGACTGAGATGTGCACCGAGTGCGGGAAAG GTTTCTATCGGAAGGACCACCTGCGCAAGCACACGCGGTCACACGAGAGCAAGCGCGCGCGAGACGAGGCCAACGGCGAcgccgcgcccgcgcagccgcccccgcccgccgccaACATCATACCAGAGATCACTATACAC AT
- the LOC113492100 gene encoding uncharacterized protein LOC113492100, which translates to MTFAISPNPNWNTSSIESNGNYIFRTMTENRKRSREDDSCEFMPLSKRINNLHINNNLVNTTVSQTQDTSQINGIAAENGISSPSSSSGSERRPSYDPGMSSAQSSYYFDNKLLFELHLERMQRCGQQFPY; encoded by the exons ATGACTTTTGCAATAAGCCCTAACCCGAATTGGAACACCTCAAGTATTGAAAGTAATGGGAATTACATATTTCGTACTATGACAGAGAATAG GAAACGGTCCCGAGAGGATGATTCGTGTGAATTCATGCCATTGTCTAAAAGGATAAATAACTTGCACATTAACAACAACCTTGTTAATACAACTGTTTCTCAAACACAAGATACTAGTCAAATAAATGGAATAGCTGCGGAAAATGGAATCTCATCACCAAGTTCTTCGTCAGGCTCTGAACGAAGACCTAGTTATGACCCTGGAATGAGTTCTGCTCAAAGTAgttattattttgacaataaGTTGTTATTCGAACTCCACTTAGAAAGAATGCAGAGATGTGGGCAACAATTTCCATATTAA
- the LOC113492098 gene encoding neurotrophin receptor-interacting factor homolog isoform X2 yields MEGIPHHGGDATRLMDVQPARKDCEEDSEMNFATFSAVGAPGTHFVTTGGQLPVTKIQQNVSNNGTGMQQVCVAMGDGGVQYMRALDGGATIQAAPQLISVPIALPGAKPGDPQPTVQIQVLNPNLLQAQQQPKYQMQIPIQGFQQGGAVLTLAYSPENEAGGIQLVGQGSLGEGLQVLATLPHEMQLVQPTQEKDHMQNMHQVFITPNQQIIINGPENKTLNNNTSSDNNNESMEIIIKEECDETTNDDESSQGTETSDSIQWQLGTSHQQDLVKYLNTLPPQQTQALPASLQQFLRKNPTDVKSEPVEIDIDMDDVVTDDKKEEPVAEAVLSEDGTLRIQSKKKKKYKKKPPKPARPKPGQVVIATAVDGSPIFCCPECQMAYPEKEQLEIHLVVHKIERRFICGICGAGLKRKEHLERHKLGHNPERPYVCGVCRKGFKRREHLNLHTVIHSGVKTEMCTECGKGFYRKDHLRKHTRSHESKRARDEANGDAAPAQPPPPAANIIPEITIHIPTSASNQLPVQINIPQHVVSSLSQSDANSLDALLAHHS; encoded by the exons ATGGAGGGGATCCCGCATCATGGTGGGGATGCGACGCGTCTGATGGACGTACAGCCCGCTCGTAAGGATTG cGAGGAAGATTCAGAAATGAACTTTGCCACATTCTCAGCGGTAGGAGCCCCTGGCACGCACTTTGTGACCACAGGAGGTCAGCTTCCCGTCACTAAGATACAGCAGAATGTCTCTAATAATGGGACTGGTATGCAACAG gTGTGCGTGGCAATGGGTGACGGTGGAGTGCAGTACATGCGCGCGCTGGACGGCGGCGCCACCATCCAGGCCGCGCCGCAGCTCATCTCCGTGCCCATCGCGCTGCCTGGGGCCAAGCCTG GTGATCCTCAACCAACGGTGCAGATACAAGTACTGAATCCAAACCTGCTGCAAGCACAACAGCAACCAAAGTATCAAATGCAGATACCTATACAGGGTTTTCAACAAG gtggCGCAGTATTGACATTGGCTTACTCGCCGGAAAATGAAGCCGGTGGTATTCAGTTAGTCGGACAGGGCAGCCTGGGCGAAG GTTTGCAAGTATTAGCAACATTACCACATGAGATGCAGCTAGTTCAGCCTACACAAGAAAAAGATCACATGCAGAATATGCATCag GTATTTATAACGCCGAATCAGCAAATCATAATCAATGGGCCAGAAAACAAAACGCTGAACAACAACACAAGTTCAGATAACAACAATGAATCCATGGAAATAATTATCAAAGAGGAGTGTGACGAAACCACCAATGATGAT gAGAGCTCACAAGGCACGGAAACCAGCGATAGTATACAGTGGCAGCTCGGCACCAGCCATCAGCAGGACCTGGTCAAGTACCTTAACACATTACCACCACAg cAAACACAAGCCCTCCCGGCATCGCTGCAACAGTTCTTGCGAAAAAACCCAACTGACGTGAAGTCGGAGCCCGTTGAAATTGACATAGACATGGACGATGTCGTCACCGACGACAAAAAGGAGGAGCCCGTCGCCGAGGCCGTGCTCAGCGAAG ACGGCACTCTCAGGATACAAagtaaaaagaagaagaagtacAAGAAGAAGCCGCCGAAGCCGGCGCGGCCGAAGCCCGGGCAGGTGGTGATCGCCACGGCGGTGGACGGCTCGCCCATCTTCTGCTGCCCCGAGTGCCAGATGGCGTACCCCGAGAAGGAGCAGCTCGAGATACACCTCGTCGTGCACAAGATCGAGAGGCGGTTTATATGCGGCATCTGCGGCGCTGg GTTAAAACGCAAGGAGCACTTGGAGCGTCACAAGCTGGGCCACAATCCCGAGCGGCCGTACGTGTGTGGTGTGTGCCGCAAGGGCTTCAAGCGCCGCGAACATCTCAACCTGCACACCGTCATACACTCCGGCGTCAAGACTGAGATGTGCACCGAGTGCGGGAAAG GTTTCTATCGGAAGGACCACCTGCGCAAGCACACGCGGTCACACGAGAGCAAGCGCGCGCGAGACGAGGCCAACGGCGAcgccgcgcccgcgcagccgcccccgcccgccgccaACATCATACCAGAGATCACTATACAC AT
- the LOC113492098 gene encoding neurotrophin receptor-interacting factor homolog isoform X1, with protein MEGIPHHGGDATRLMDVQPARKDCEEDSEMNFATFSAVGAPGTHFVTTGGQLPVTKIQQNVSNNGTGMQQVCVAMGDGGVQYMRALDGGATIQAAPQLISVPIALPGAKPGDPQPTVQIQVLNPNLLQAQQQPKYQMQIPIQGFQQGGAVLTLAYSPENEAGGIQLVGQGSLGEGTFRMRPGLQVLATLPHEMQLVQPTQEKDHMQNMHQVFITPNQQIIINGPENKTLNNNTSSDNNNESMEIIIKEECDETTNDDESSQGTETSDSIQWQLGTSHQQDLVKYLNTLPPQQTQALPASLQQFLRKNPTDVKSEPVEIDIDMDDVVTDDKKEEPVAEAVLSEDGTLRIQSKKKKKYKKKPPKPARPKPGQVVIATAVDGSPIFCCPECQMAYPEKEQLEIHLVVHKIERRFICGICGAGLKRKEHLERHKLGHNPERPYVCGVCRKGFKRREHLNLHTVIHSGVKTEMCTECGKGFYRKDHLRKHTRSHESKRARDEANGDAAPAQPPPPAANIIPEITIHIPTSASNQLPVQINIPQHVVSSLSQSDANSLDALLAHHS; from the exons ATGGAGGGGATCCCGCATCATGGTGGGGATGCGACGCGTCTGATGGACGTACAGCCCGCTCGTAAGGATTG cGAGGAAGATTCAGAAATGAACTTTGCCACATTCTCAGCGGTAGGAGCCCCTGGCACGCACTTTGTGACCACAGGAGGTCAGCTTCCCGTCACTAAGATACAGCAGAATGTCTCTAATAATGGGACTGGTATGCAACAG gTGTGCGTGGCAATGGGTGACGGTGGAGTGCAGTACATGCGCGCGCTGGACGGCGGCGCCACCATCCAGGCCGCGCCGCAGCTCATCTCCGTGCCCATCGCGCTGCCTGGGGCCAAGCCTG GTGATCCTCAACCAACGGTGCAGATACAAGTACTGAATCCAAACCTGCTGCAAGCACAACAGCAACCAAAGTATCAAATGCAGATACCTATACAGGGTTTTCAACAAG gtggCGCAGTATTGACATTGGCTTACTCGCCGGAAAATGAAGCCGGTGGTATTCAGTTAGTCGGACAGGGCAGCCTGGGCGAAG GTACATTCAGGATGAGACCAG GTTTGCAAGTATTAGCAACATTACCACATGAGATGCAGCTAGTTCAGCCTACACAAGAAAAAGATCACATGCAGAATATGCATCag GTATTTATAACGCCGAATCAGCAAATCATAATCAATGGGCCAGAAAACAAAACGCTGAACAACAACACAAGTTCAGATAACAACAATGAATCCATGGAAATAATTATCAAAGAGGAGTGTGACGAAACCACCAATGATGAT gAGAGCTCACAAGGCACGGAAACCAGCGATAGTATACAGTGGCAGCTCGGCACCAGCCATCAGCAGGACCTGGTCAAGTACCTTAACACATTACCACCACAg cAAACACAAGCCCTCCCGGCATCGCTGCAACAGTTCTTGCGAAAAAACCCAACTGACGTGAAGTCGGAGCCCGTTGAAATTGACATAGACATGGACGATGTCGTCACCGACGACAAAAAGGAGGAGCCCGTCGCCGAGGCCGTGCTCAGCGAAG ACGGCACTCTCAGGATACAAagtaaaaagaagaagaagtacAAGAAGAAGCCGCCGAAGCCGGCGCGGCCGAAGCCCGGGCAGGTGGTGATCGCCACGGCGGTGGACGGCTCGCCCATCTTCTGCTGCCCCGAGTGCCAGATGGCGTACCCCGAGAAGGAGCAGCTCGAGATACACCTCGTCGTGCACAAGATCGAGAGGCGGTTTATATGCGGCATCTGCGGCGCTGg GTTAAAACGCAAGGAGCACTTGGAGCGTCACAAGCTGGGCCACAATCCCGAGCGGCCGTACGTGTGTGGTGTGTGCCGCAAGGGCTTCAAGCGCCGCGAACATCTCAACCTGCACACCGTCATACACTCCGGCGTCAAGACTGAGATGTGCACCGAGTGCGGGAAAG GTTTCTATCGGAAGGACCACCTGCGCAAGCACACGCGGTCACACGAGAGCAAGCGCGCGCGAGACGAGGCCAACGGCGAcgccgcgcccgcgcagccgcccccgcccgccgccaACATCATACCAGAGATCACTATACAC AT
- the LOC113492098 gene encoding neurotrophin receptor-interacting factor homolog isoform X5, with amino-acid sequence MCDMQKMPSREDASCEEDSEMNFATFSAVGAPGTHFVTTGGQLPVTKIQQNVSNNGTGMQQVCVAMGDGGVQYMRALDGGATIQAAPQLISVPIALPGAKPGDPQPTVQIQVLNPNLLQAQQQPKYQMQIPIQGFQQGGAVLTLAYSPENEAGGIQLVGQGSLGEGLQVLATLPHEMQLVQPTQEKDHMQNMHQVFITPNQQIIINGPENKTLNNNTSSDNNNESMEIIIKEECDETTNDDESSQGTETSDSIQWQLGTSHQQDLVKYLNTLPPQQTQALPASLQQFLRKNPTDVKSEPVEIDIDMDDVVTDDKKEEPVAEAVLSEDGTLRIQSKKKKKYKKKPPKPARPKPGQVVIATAVDGSPIFCCPECQMAYPEKEQLEIHLVVHKIERRFICGICGAGLKRKEHLERHKLGHNPERPYVCGVCRKGFKRREHLNLHTVIHSGVKTEMCTECGKGFYRKDHLRKHTRSHESKRARDEANGDAAPAQPPPPAANIIPEITIHIPTSASNQLPVQINIPQHVVSSLSQSDANSLDALLAHHS; translated from the exons ATGTGCGACATGCAGAAGATGCCCTCTAGAGAGGATGCCTCTTG cGAGGAAGATTCAGAAATGAACTTTGCCACATTCTCAGCGGTAGGAGCCCCTGGCACGCACTTTGTGACCACAGGAGGTCAGCTTCCCGTCACTAAGATACAGCAGAATGTCTCTAATAATGGGACTGGTATGCAACAG gTGTGCGTGGCAATGGGTGACGGTGGAGTGCAGTACATGCGCGCGCTGGACGGCGGCGCCACCATCCAGGCCGCGCCGCAGCTCATCTCCGTGCCCATCGCGCTGCCTGGGGCCAAGCCTG GTGATCCTCAACCAACGGTGCAGATACAAGTACTGAATCCAAACCTGCTGCAAGCACAACAGCAACCAAAGTATCAAATGCAGATACCTATACAGGGTTTTCAACAAG gtggCGCAGTATTGACATTGGCTTACTCGCCGGAAAATGAAGCCGGTGGTATTCAGTTAGTCGGACAGGGCAGCCTGGGCGAAG GTTTGCAAGTATTAGCAACATTACCACATGAGATGCAGCTAGTTCAGCCTACACAAGAAAAAGATCACATGCAGAATATGCATCag GTATTTATAACGCCGAATCAGCAAATCATAATCAATGGGCCAGAAAACAAAACGCTGAACAACAACACAAGTTCAGATAACAACAATGAATCCATGGAAATAATTATCAAAGAGGAGTGTGACGAAACCACCAATGATGAT gAGAGCTCACAAGGCACGGAAACCAGCGATAGTATACAGTGGCAGCTCGGCACCAGCCATCAGCAGGACCTGGTCAAGTACCTTAACACATTACCACCACAg cAAACACAAGCCCTCCCGGCATCGCTGCAACAGTTCTTGCGAAAAAACCCAACTGACGTGAAGTCGGAGCCCGTTGAAATTGACATAGACATGGACGATGTCGTCACCGACGACAAAAAGGAGGAGCCCGTCGCCGAGGCCGTGCTCAGCGAAG ACGGCACTCTCAGGATACAAagtaaaaagaagaagaagtacAAGAAGAAGCCGCCGAAGCCGGCGCGGCCGAAGCCCGGGCAGGTGGTGATCGCCACGGCGGTGGACGGCTCGCCCATCTTCTGCTGCCCCGAGTGCCAGATGGCGTACCCCGAGAAGGAGCAGCTCGAGATACACCTCGTCGTGCACAAGATCGAGAGGCGGTTTATATGCGGCATCTGCGGCGCTGg GTTAAAACGCAAGGAGCACTTGGAGCGTCACAAGCTGGGCCACAATCCCGAGCGGCCGTACGTGTGTGGTGTGTGCCGCAAGGGCTTCAAGCGCCGCGAACATCTCAACCTGCACACCGTCATACACTCCGGCGTCAAGACTGAGATGTGCACCGAGTGCGGGAAAG GTTTCTATCGGAAGGACCACCTGCGCAAGCACACGCGGTCACACGAGAGCAAGCGCGCGCGAGACGAGGCCAACGGCGAcgccgcgcccgcgcagccgcccccgcccgccgccaACATCATACCAGAGATCACTATACAC AT